One stretch of Candidatus Leptovillus gracilis DNA includes these proteins:
- a CDS encoding flippase, whose protein sequence is MTGKYYTAVAIWNIMAMVITFGIDMLLAKEIAKNPEGISDFFGNAFFLKTLLFLLSVVVVAVYAYLVQYPFETVMMLVIIGVGTLFWQYSAICQAMLQGLEKMQYISLANIVSKLFNTIVTLTLVYLGAGIFLIASVHIGMGLVSFLIQLYYVKTLQHPRFRINLKHAGSMLKLGFPFLLSSAAITLYLEVDIILISMLANERTVGWYGSADVLYGTLLFVPTVLMTAVFPALSRENVRDPDNLKRLVQRSFDILLLVGVPIGFGIFLIANPLVVLLYGPEFAGSGPVLAIKGLVLTMTYQNMIIGTALLSTNRQYPWTLVITIASLAVIPLDLWLVPWSHAAFDNGAIGASIVFIFTESFMMIAGIRLLPAHTLNKANAIYAIKVVTAGIVMIAATWWFRDAFIAVPVLIGITSYGVAALILRLIGEDEKLIVKGLKDSAVAKLQRQRVNPT, encoded by the coding sequence GTGACGGGGAAATATTATACGGCCGTCGCCATCTGGAACATCATGGCTATGGTCATTACCTTTGGCATAGATATGCTGCTGGCCAAAGAAATCGCCAAAAACCCGGAAGGCATCTCCGATTTTTTTGGCAATGCGTTCTTTCTGAAAACGCTCCTCTTCTTGCTCAGTGTCGTGGTTGTCGCAGTTTACGCCTATCTGGTCCAATATCCCTTTGAGACGGTCATGATGTTGGTCATCATAGGCGTGGGCACGCTTTTCTGGCAGTATTCCGCAATTTGCCAGGCCATGCTCCAGGGCCTGGAGAAGATGCAGTATATCTCCCTGGCAAACATTGTCAGCAAGTTGTTCAACACCATCGTTACCCTGACATTGGTCTATCTGGGAGCCGGTATTTTCTTAATAGCCTCTGTCCACATTGGCATGGGGTTGGTTAGTTTCTTAATTCAGCTTTACTACGTAAAAACGCTGCAACATCCCCGCTTCCGCATCAACCTCAAACACGCCGGAAGTATGCTCAAACTAGGGTTCCCTTTTTTGTTATCCAGCGCGGCCATCACCCTTTACCTGGAAGTTGACATCATTCTCATTTCCATGTTAGCCAACGAACGGACGGTGGGTTGGTATGGCTCAGCCGATGTGCTGTATGGTACCCTGCTATTTGTGCCGACGGTGTTGATGACGGCCGTTTTTCCCGCACTATCGCGAGAAAATGTCAGAGACCCTGATAATCTCAAGAGACTTGTTCAAAGAAGCTTCGACATTCTACTTCTGGTTGGTGTGCCCATCGGCTTTGGCATATTCCTCATCGCCAATCCGTTGGTTGTCCTGCTCTATGGCCCAGAATTTGCCGGCAGCGGCCCGGTGCTGGCAATCAAAGGTCTTGTTCTAACCATGACCTATCAAAATATGATCATTGGCACAGCCCTCTTATCCACCAATCGCCAATACCCCTGGACCCTGGTCATCACCATCGCCTCGCTCGCCGTTATCCCACTCGATTTATGGCTGGTTCCCTGGAGCCACGCGGCCTTCGACAATGGCGCCATTGGCGCGTCCATCGTATTCATATTCACCGAATCCTTCATGATGATCGCTGGCATAAGGCTGCTGCCAGCGCACACGCTCAACAAGGCAAACGCCATCTACGCCATAAAAGTAGTGACCGCCGGAATCGTCATGATTGCAGCCACTTGGTGGTTCAGAGACGCCTTCATCGCCGTTCCGGTTCTAATCGGCATCACCAGTTATGGCGTTGCCGCCCTGATATTGCGGCTCATCGGTGAAGACGAGAAATTAATCGTCAAAGGATTGAAAGATTCCGCTGTCGCCAAACTGCAACGCCAGCGAGTAAACCCAACCTAA
- a CDS encoding methyltransferase, TIGR04325 family: protein MFKDFIKLLTPPIFVEGYRTINRKKFGLYLHGDYSSWSEAVADSSGYDASHILEKTRDALLKVKNNEAVHEMDSILFDEIQYAWPVLAGLMWVAAQSDGHLNVLDFGGSLGSAYFQKRHFLPHLKKVRWNIVEQPQHVETGRQWFEDDNLKFHFDIEECLAETQPNVVLLSSVLHYLEHPYRLLEQVLSLPCDYVLIDRTPFWEGAVDRLCVQNVPPVIYPASYPCWIFSRQRFQLHIPEEWKLVAEFDSLDNFPSPVKTTWRGMILSRKSF from the coding sequence ATGTTTAAAGACTTTATCAAACTGCTCACGCCACCTATCTTTGTGGAGGGCTATCGGACTATAAATCGGAAGAAATTTGGTCTTTATCTCCATGGGGACTATTCCAGTTGGAGTGAAGCTGTCGCAGATAGCAGTGGCTATGACGCATCGCATATTTTGGAAAAAACCAGGGATGCTCTGTTAAAGGTCAAGAACAATGAAGCAGTCCATGAAATGGATTCGATTCTGTTCGATGAAATACAGTATGCCTGGCCCGTTCTCGCCGGTTTGATGTGGGTGGCGGCACAATCTGATGGTCACCTGAATGTCCTAGACTTTGGCGGCTCTTTAGGCAGTGCTTATTTCCAAAAACGTCACTTCTTGCCTCATTTAAAAAAGGTTCGCTGGAATATAGTTGAGCAGCCACAGCATGTAGAAACAGGTAGACAGTGGTTTGAGGATGATAACCTGAAATTCCACTTTGATATTGAGGAATGCCTGGCGGAAACACAACCCAATGTGGTACTCCTTAGCAGTGTCTTGCACTACCTGGAGCATCCCTATCGGCTTTTAGAGCAAGTGTTGTCTTTGCCTTGCGATTATGTCCTCATTGACCGCACACCTTTCTGGGAGGGCGCTGTAGATAGATTGTGCGTCCAGAATGTGCCGCCTGTTATTTACCCGGCCAGCTATCCATGCTGGATTTTTTCGAGACAACGATTTCAACTTCACATCCCTGAAGAGTGGAAGCTCGTAGCTGAATTCGACAGTTTAGACAACTTCCCCTCGCCAGTCAAAACTACTTGGAGAGGGATGATCCTGAGCCGGAAGTCATTCTAA
- a CDS encoding glycosyltransferase, giving the protein MNVSVIIPCYNAELTISEQLDALLQQEEVPEPWEIIVADNRSTDNSRLVIERYMNLHPRVRLVEAFERQGPSHARNAGAKAALGDVLAFCDADDVVAPGWLAALLTSLEDADVVICRIDREKLNQQSWISRDIWQNKDRAAARETLEDNRAPYPPHLILVRGWSFAIKRSFHEAINGFDETLIAGEDLDYGFRAQLAGARPSFAYDAVLYYRHRPQFRTMMSQWRTYGKYTILLRKKYQPPEADTGFWHSWAVYFYGWARLLWWLLKTRRKEEFALVMRNIAFRFGTFQGCVKYHLNPYEY; this is encoded by the coding sequence ATGAATGTAAGCGTCATCATTCCCTGTTACAATGCGGAATTGACAATCAGCGAACAACTCGATGCCCTGCTGCAGCAGGAGGAGGTACCGGAGCCGTGGGAAATTATTGTGGCTGACAATCGTTCCACAGATAATTCCCGTTTGGTTATTGAGCGTTATATGAACCTGCACCCTCGCGTGAGATTGGTTGAAGCGTTCGAGCGTCAGGGACCCTCTCATGCGCGAAATGCTGGTGCGAAGGCGGCCCTGGGCGACGTGTTGGCCTTTTGTGACGCCGATGATGTGGTGGCTCCTGGTTGGCTGGCTGCCTTGCTGACCAGCCTGGAAGACGCTGATGTAGTGATTTGTCGCATTGACAGAGAAAAGTTGAATCAGCAATCGTGGATTTCGCGTGATATATGGCAGAATAAGGATAGGGCCGCTGCCCGGGAAACCCTTGAGGACAACCGCGCACCATACCCACCCCATCTTATTTTAGTGCGTGGTTGGAGCTTTGCCATTAAACGGTCGTTCCACGAAGCTATCAATGGTTTCGACGAGACTTTGATAGCCGGCGAAGACCTGGACTATGGATTCAGGGCGCAGCTTGCCGGCGCCAGGCCAAGTTTTGCTTACGATGCTGTGTTGTATTATCGTCACCGCCCACAATTTAGAACCATGATGTCTCAGTGGCGTACATACGGCAAATACACCATCTTGTTAAGAAAAAAATATCAGCCCCCAGAAGCAGACACTGGCTTTTGGCATTCATGGGCAGTCTATTTTTATGGCTGGGCGCGGCTTCTCTGGTGGCTGTTAAAGACCAGAAGGAAAGAAGAATTCGCCCTGGTCATGCGCAACATCGCTTTCCGATTCGGCACGTTTCAGGGGTGTGTTAAGTACCACCTTAATCCATATGAGTATTAG
- a CDS encoding LysM peptidoglycan-binding domain-containing protein produces MKAQTVFIFCVALLASLVGCATGSIEPQSTYVPQATPTTHSFFLSDGSRLTQEPVDNGLVTAAPTVANYFSARNTSTPRPTSAPRATVPPPTRDISSLNTESFIIYDDALNEDWVVQDNPDAEVDLASTTQVHAGRKAIAFTPLVDFTTLFFTIEPEAERSFPYEETVGFSFWLNGGDDYIEFNELAVTVTSSNDFAYWRPDDTSVQFPEGEYFSETRLYFLGINGSIPPNTWVQIYVWIDNLIYDPVANYVTGFYIKNDEGFYNTIYIDDLEIIMLAQTSSTADAPAVVDVTPAPERATVVGTSATPESTAVSPPSTATPDDASQTGDDAPVCVVSPPDGWVRYTIQPNDILSSLAVRANVSMEVVISVNCLEPGDVLSIGKTLWLPQLPATSTPRPPSG; encoded by the coding sequence CCTGGCAAGTTTGGTCGGCTGCGCCACCGGGAGTATCGAGCCACAGTCAACCTATGTACCACAAGCTACGCCAACAACCCATTCGTTTTTTTTGAGCGATGGCAGCCGTCTGACTCAAGAACCGGTGGACAATGGACTGGTAACGGCCGCTCCTACCGTCGCCAATTATTTTAGTGCGCGTAACACATCCACTCCTCGCCCCACAAGCGCGCCACGGGCAACCGTGCCACCGCCCACTCGTGACATCTCCAGCTTAAATACCGAAAGTTTCATCATTTACGATGATGCTCTGAACGAAGACTGGGTAGTCCAGGATAATCCCGATGCAGAAGTAGACCTGGCGAGTACGACGCAAGTTCATGCCGGGCGTAAAGCGATTGCCTTTACCCCATTGGTAGATTTCACCACCCTGTTTTTTACAATTGAGCCAGAAGCCGAACGGTCTTTTCCCTATGAAGAAACAGTGGGTTTCAGCTTTTGGCTGAACGGTGGTGATGATTATATTGAGTTCAACGAGCTGGCCGTAACTGTTACCAGCAGCAACGATTTTGCCTATTGGCGGCCCGACGATACTTCTGTGCAATTTCCTGAAGGGGAGTATTTTTCGGAAACGCGCCTATATTTTCTTGGTATCAACGGCTCCATCCCGCCGAATACCTGGGTGCAAATTTATGTCTGGATTGATAACCTGATTTATGATCCGGTAGCTAATTATGTCACCGGGTTTTATATTAAGAACGATGAGGGGTTTTACAACACGATCTACATTGATGATCTAGAGATCATCATGTTGGCACAAACGTCATCTACTGCTGATGCCCCGGCCGTAGTTGACGTAACCCCTGCGCCGGAACGTGCGACTGTTGTAGGGACAAGCGCCACGCCAGAAAGCACGGCCGTTTCCCCCCCATCCACCGCTACCCCAGATGACGCCTCACAAACAGGCGACGATGCTCCTGTTTGTGTCGTATCCCCGCCCGATGGCTGGGTGCGGTATACCATTCAACCCAATGACATCTTATCCAGCCTGGCTGTGCGGGCGAACGTTTCAATGGAAGTCGTCATCAGCGTCAATTGTTTGGAACCTGGGGACGTACTCAGCATTGGTAAAACCCTATGGCTGCCCCAGCTGCCAGCTACGTCAACGCCACGTCCCCCGTCTGGTTAA